A section of the Rossellomorea marisflavi genome encodes:
- the gcvPB gene encoding aminomethyl-transferring glycine dehydrogenase subunit GcvPB, with translation MHKKDQPLIFELTKEGRVGYSLPELDVPAADLSDLIPAEFIRTEEADLPEVSELDIMRHYTALSKRNHGVDSGFYPLGSCTMKYNPKVNEYVARLNGFAHINPLQEPESVQGALGLMYDLQEHLKEITGMDEVTLQPAAGAHGEWTGLMMIRAFHEANGDTQRTKVIVPDSAHGTNPASATVAGFETVTVKSNEDGLVDLEDLKRVVGDDTAALMLTNPNTLGLFEENILEMASIIHGAGGKLYYDGANLNAVLSKARPGDMGFDVVHLNLHKTFTGPHGGGGPGSGPVGVKEDLIPYLPKPILVKKGEDFVFDYDRPESIGRVKPYYGNFGINVRAYTYIRTMGPDGLRAVTENAVLNANYMMRRLAPHFDLPYDRHCKHEFVISGKRQKKLGVRTLDIAKRLLDFGYHPPTIYFPLNVEECMMIEPTETESKETLDSFIDAMIQIAKEAEENPEIVQEAPHTTVVKRMDETLAARKPVLRYQKEV, from the coding sequence ATGCATAAGAAGGATCAGCCTCTTATTTTCGAACTCACTAAAGAAGGACGCGTAGGATACAGCCTCCCTGAATTGGATGTTCCTGCGGCAGATCTTTCAGATTTGATTCCGGCCGAATTCATCCGCACAGAGGAAGCCGATCTGCCTGAAGTGTCCGAGCTTGATATCATGCGTCATTACACGGCCCTTTCAAAACGCAACCATGGAGTCGACTCCGGCTTCTACCCGCTTGGGTCATGTACGATGAAATACAATCCAAAGGTGAATGAATATGTGGCGCGCCTCAATGGATTTGCCCATATCAATCCACTTCAGGAGCCTGAAAGTGTACAAGGGGCACTTGGTCTCATGTATGACCTCCAGGAACATCTGAAAGAAATCACCGGGATGGATGAAGTGACCCTCCAGCCGGCTGCGGGAGCTCATGGGGAATGGACCGGGCTTATGATGATCCGCGCCTTCCACGAAGCGAATGGCGATACCCAACGTACAAAGGTCATCGTTCCCGACTCTGCCCACGGGACCAACCCTGCGAGCGCAACAGTTGCTGGTTTTGAGACCGTTACGGTCAAGTCAAATGAAGACGGCCTCGTTGATCTCGAAGATCTGAAGCGGGTGGTGGGTGACGATACAGCGGCCTTGATGCTCACGAACCCGAACACACTCGGGCTCTTTGAAGAGAATATCCTCGAGATGGCTTCCATCATCCACGGTGCCGGCGGCAAGCTCTATTACGACGGAGCGAACCTCAATGCGGTCCTCTCTAAAGCAAGACCGGGGGACATGGGCTTTGACGTTGTCCATCTAAACCTTCATAAAACGTTCACCGGTCCCCACGGGGGAGGCGGACCTGGGAGCGGTCCTGTCGGAGTAAAGGAAGATTTGATTCCTTATCTTCCAAAGCCGATCCTCGTCAAAAAGGGAGAAGACTTTGTATTCGATTATGACCGCCCTGAAAGTATCGGAAGAGTGAAACCATACTACGGGAACTTCGGGATCAATGTGCGTGCCTACACGTATATCAGGACGATGGGGCCGGATGGTCTGCGCGCCGTGACGGAGAATGCCGTACTGAACGCCAACTATATGATGAGAAGACTAGCTCCTCACTTCGATCTTCCATATGACCGTCATTGCAAGCATGAGTTTGTGATTTCCGGAAAACGTCAGAAGAAGCTCGGGGTGCGTACCCTTGATATCGCGAAGCGCCTCCTCGACTTCGGCTATCATCCACCTACCATCTACTTCCCATTGAATGTAGAAGAGTGCATGATGATCGAACCGACGGAAACCGAGTCGAAGGAAACCCTTGATTCATTCATCGATGCTATGATCCAGATCGCGAAGGAAGCGGAAGAAAATCCAGAAATCGTCCAGGAAGCTCCTCACACGACGGTTGTGAAACGCATGGATGAAACCTTGGCGGCACGAAAACCCGTCCTTCGATATCAGAAAGAAGTTTAA
- a CDS encoding YqhG family protein, whose translation MQQHEIHRFLERYFHANGCELKASGDGYMTVQLTIEMDKELMNRPFYWHYLEKTGGEPNPMALNLITDQEKAPEGLQGEVIHFGSPRLHQIFRSTRSLAGYTRLYEDRAGYGQQQIPLHPWLGMNVKISYQSNRKKDTFRSIGLNLINGMMKEGFHDELLTLKLTPKIPDLCFTLTPIIRPKSGIGRIQQQLRDEISRESTEWAESALASWKEDRELLDHFYKEVEEKPESYFLEQAALKDQYEPKIEIEIINGGIFYLQQ comes from the coding sequence ATGCAGCAGCACGAAATACATCGATTTCTTGAGCGGTATTTTCACGCGAACGGGTGTGAGCTGAAGGCAAGCGGTGATGGCTATATGACCGTCCAGCTCACGATCGAGATGGATAAAGAGCTCATGAATCGCCCATTCTACTGGCATTATCTCGAAAAGACCGGTGGGGAACCGAATCCCATGGCACTAAACCTCATCACCGATCAGGAAAAGGCGCCGGAAGGACTACAGGGGGAGGTCATCCATTTCGGTTCACCCCGACTGCACCAGATCTTCCGTTCCACCCGGAGTCTGGCAGGATATACCCGGCTCTATGAGGACCGTGCGGGGTATGGCCAGCAGCAAATCCCGCTTCATCCGTGGCTCGGCATGAACGTCAAAATCTCCTATCAATCGAATCGCAAGAAGGATACGTTCCGCAGCATCGGCCTCAATCTCATCAACGGCATGATGAAGGAAGGGTTTCACGATGAACTCCTCACCCTCAAGCTGACGCCGAAGATACCGGATCTCTGCTTCACCCTGACCCCGATCATCCGCCCCAAAAGCGGGATCGGACGCATCCAACAGCAACTGCGGGATGAAATCAGCCGGGAGTCGACGGAATGGGCAGAATCAGCCCTTGCCTCATGGAAGGAAGACCGGGAGCTGTTGGACCACTTTTATAAAGAGGTCGAAGAAAAGCCCGAATCCTACTTCCTTGAACAAGCTGCCCTAAAGGATCAATACGAACCGAAGATCGAAATCGAAATCATCAATGGGGGGATCTTTTACCTTCAGCAGTGA
- a CDS encoding YqzE family protein: METWAYWMGEGGGRMSVNDYVKFLTQTVVQHYNKSPQERKTIRKQRKTRKEPFLYRWFGIIPYAVGLFFKKNRNQ; this comes from the coding sequence ATGGAAACCTGGGCATACTGGATGGGTGAAGGTGGTGGCAGGATGTCTGTAAATGACTACGTCAAATTCTTGACCCAGACCGTGGTTCAGCATTATAACAAATCACCCCAGGAGCGGAAAACAATCAGGAAGCAGCGCAAGACCCGGAAGGAACCATTCCTGTATCGGTGGTTCGGCATCATTCCCTATGCGGTCGGGCTGTTTTTCAAAAAAAATAGGAATCAATAA
- a CDS encoding lipoate--protein ligase family protein codes for MEKEIWRFIDSGHCSPSFNMALDEALLDWHSEGKIPPTIRFYGWDPATLSIGYFQKVEKEINMENVKKHNLGFVRRPTGGRGVLHEHELTYSVIVSEDHPDMPKTVTEAYRVISEGILQGFRALGLEAYFAVPKTAEEREGLKNPRSAVCFDAPSWYELVVEGRKVAGSAQTRQKGVILQHGSILLDLDEDKLFSLFNYPNDRVKERMQRAFKSKAVAMNEISAEPVTMEMAKDAFKKGFEDGLGIGLEPYELSPEETQYVEKLAKERYESDEWNYKR; via the coding sequence ATGGAAAAGGAAATATGGAGATTCATCGATTCCGGTCACTGCTCCCCTTCTTTCAATATGGCATTGGATGAAGCGCTCCTTGACTGGCACAGCGAAGGGAAGATCCCTCCCACGATCCGATTCTATGGCTGGGACCCGGCGACCCTTTCAATCGGATACTTCCAAAAGGTAGAGAAAGAGATCAACATGGAAAATGTGAAAAAGCATAATCTGGGCTTTGTGAGAAGACCGACAGGAGGCAGGGGCGTCCTTCATGAGCACGAACTTACCTACAGCGTCATCGTCTCCGAAGATCACCCAGATATGCCAAAGACGGTAACGGAAGCGTACCGCGTCATTTCCGAAGGGATCTTACAAGGGTTCCGGGCCCTCGGTCTGGAAGCATATTTTGCCGTGCCGAAAACGGCGGAGGAGCGGGAAGGATTGAAGAATCCGCGCTCAGCCGTCTGCTTTGATGCGCCAAGCTGGTATGAGCTCGTGGTGGAAGGCCGCAAAGTGGCAGGCAGTGCCCAGACAAGACAGAAGGGTGTCATCCTCCAACACGGATCCATTCTCCTTGACCTGGACGAAGACAAGCTCTTCAGCCTCTTCAACTATCCGAATGATCGTGTGAAAGAACGCATGCAGCGCGCATTCAAAAGCAAGGCCGTCGCCATGAATGAAATCAGTGCGGAACCGGTCACCATGGAGATGGCCAAGGACGCCTTCAAGAAAGGGTTCGAAGACGGTCTCGGAATCGGATTGGAACCGTATGAGCTGTCACCTGAAGAAACACAATATGTAGAAAAGCTCGCGAAGGAACGCTACGAGTCCGACGAGTGGAATTACAAAAGATAA
- a CDS encoding vitamin B12-dependent ribonucleotide reductase yields the protein MTVASKENMSLNIERLNEDIRLFPQVHEITPDMKTTHKGVSRLVMIDRYSFKDTEKITLSAGDFVVLTIKEDPKFPARGLGYIKEIDFENKKAHVWIEEEYRSAIEKPEEMETGIVLRNLDVIEKPLEVFYEQIAKRNATGLAEVEETPELKQVWFEKFYHELVNLHFVPAGRVLYGAGAGTDVTYFNCYVMPFVQDSREGISEHRKQVMEIMSRGGGVGTNGSTLRPRNTLAKGVNGKSSGSVSWLDDIAKLTHLVEQGGSRRGAQMIMLSDWHPDIVEFIISKMQNPRILRYLLENTEDETIKKAAQDKLKFTPLTEQEEAMYQGILNYRHIPGYGGFDEKILRGAEEKLNTGGTYSVHNPEFLTGANISVCLTSDFMDAVENDEEYELRFPDVESYDADTMAFYNEEWHNVGDVREWEQMGYKVRTYRKIKAKELWNLINVCATYSAEPGIFFIDNANDMTNAKAYGQKVVATNPCGEQPLAPYSVCNLAAVNLAEFADKDAKTVDFEKLKQTVEVGVRMQDNVIDATPYFLDENKTQALGERRVGLGVMGLADLLIYCEKEYGSEEGNKLVDEVFEVIATTAYRASIELSKEKGSFPFLVGSTDAETQAIRERFTQTGFMEKMPEDVKEGILEHGIRNSHLLTVAPTGSTGTMVGVSTGLEPYFSFTYYRSGRLGKFIEVKADIVEDYLSRNPGASADELPEWFVSSMSLAPEAHADVQCVIQNWIDSSISKTVNAPRGYTVEQVQKVYERLYKGGAKGGTVYVDGSRDSQVLTLKAEENSFDDEEETIVETAKKPVVLVDTIQDVRSTDVTIGSEVGNTCPVCRKGTVKDMGGCNTCTNCGAQLKCGL from the coding sequence ATGACTGTTGCGTCGAAAGAAAATATGAGTTTAAACATTGAGAGATTGAATGAAGATATCCGTTTGTTCCCACAGGTGCACGAGATCACCCCGGATATGAAGACTACCCATAAAGGTGTATCCCGCCTGGTGATGATCGACCGATACTCATTCAAGGATACCGAAAAAATCACCCTCTCAGCAGGTGACTTCGTTGTTCTGACCATCAAGGAAGATCCGAAGTTCCCGGCACGAGGCCTTGGATATATCAAAGAAATCGATTTTGAGAACAAAAAGGCCCACGTCTGGATCGAAGAAGAATACCGGAGTGCAATCGAAAAGCCGGAGGAAATGGAAACGGGAATCGTCCTGCGTAATCTGGACGTCATCGAAAAGCCCCTTGAAGTATTCTACGAGCAGATTGCCAAGCGTAACGCAACAGGTCTGGCGGAAGTGGAAGAAACTCCTGAACTGAAGCAAGTCTGGTTCGAAAAATTCTATCATGAATTGGTGAACCTGCACTTTGTACCGGCAGGACGCGTCCTTTACGGGGCAGGAGCAGGAACGGATGTTACATACTTCAACTGCTACGTCATGCCGTTTGTGCAGGATTCACGTGAAGGTATATCCGAACACCGGAAACAGGTAATGGAAATCATGAGTCGCGGCGGCGGGGTGGGAACCAATGGTTCTACACTGCGTCCGCGCAATACGCTAGCGAAAGGCGTGAACGGCAAATCTTCAGGGTCTGTATCGTGGCTTGATGATATTGCCAAGCTTACTCACCTTGTCGAGCAGGGCGGTTCACGTCGCGGTGCCCAGATGATCATGCTTTCAGACTGGCACCCGGACATCGTGGAATTCATCATCTCGAAGATGCAAAATCCACGCATCCTCCGCTATTTGCTTGAGAATACGGAAGATGAGACCATCAAGAAAGCGGCCCAGGATAAATTGAAATTCACACCGCTTACCGAACAGGAAGAAGCGATGTATCAAGGGATCCTGAACTACAGACATATCCCTGGCTACGGAGGCTTTGATGAAAAGATCCTGAGAGGTGCAGAAGAGAAGCTGAACACCGGTGGGACCTACAGCGTTCACAATCCGGAGTTCCTCACCGGCGCCAACATCTCAGTCTGCCTCACAAGCGACTTCATGGATGCAGTCGAGAATGACGAAGAATATGAGCTGCGCTTCCCGGATGTCGAAAGCTATGATGCCGACACGATGGCATTCTATAATGAAGAGTGGCATAACGTCGGAGATGTTCGAGAATGGGAACAGATGGGCTATAAAGTGAGAACCTACCGCAAGATCAAGGCGAAGGAACTCTGGAATCTGATCAACGTATGTGCCACATACTCTGCAGAACCTGGAATCTTCTTCATCGACAATGCCAATGATATGACGAATGCAAAAGCATACGGTCAAAAAGTCGTAGCAACCAACCCTTGCGGTGAACAGCCTTTGGCTCCCTACTCCGTATGTAACCTTGCTGCCGTCAATCTCGCTGAATTCGCCGATAAAGATGCGAAAACCGTTGATTTTGAGAAGCTTAAGCAAACGGTCGAAGTCGGCGTGCGCATGCAGGACAATGTCATCGATGCGACTCCATACTTCCTTGATGAGAATAAAACACAGGCACTAGGTGAACGTCGTGTCGGTCTAGGTGTCATGGGACTTGCCGATCTTCTGATCTACTGTGAGAAAGAATACGGCTCAGAAGAAGGAAACAAGCTCGTTGATGAAGTATTCGAAGTCATCGCGACGACAGCCTATCGTGCGTCCATCGAGCTATCCAAAGAAAAGGGAAGCTTCCCGTTCCTGGTCGGAAGCACCGATGCTGAAACACAAGCCATCCGTGAACGCTTCACACAGACGGGCTTCATGGAGAAAATGCCTGAAGATGTGAAGGAAGGGATCTTAGAGCACGGAATCCGTAACTCCCATCTGTTGACGGTTGCACCAACCGGATCGACCGGAACGATGGTAGGGGTATCCACAGGTCTTGAGCCATACTTCTCCTTCACCTATTATAGAAGCGGAAGACTCGGTAAATTCATCGAAGTCAAAGCGGATATTGTAGAAGATTATCTTTCAAGAAATCCAGGAGCCAGTGCAGATGAACTGCCTGAGTGGTTCGTTTCATCCATGAGCCTGGCACCGGAAGCACATGCGGACGTTCAATGTGTGATCCAGAACTGGATTGACAGCTCCATCTCCAAAACGGTCAACGCCCCGCGCGGTTACACTGTAGAGCAGGTGCAAAAAGTGTACGAACGCCTCTATAAAGGTGGCGCAAAAGGCGGTACCGTGTATGTAGACGGAAGCCGTGATTCACAGGTCCTCACCCTCAAAGCGGAAGAAAACAGCTTTGATGATGAAGAGGAAACTATCGTAGAAACAGCGAAAAAACCCGTTGTCCTTGTAGACACGATCCAGGATGTGCGCTCGACTGATGTGACCATCGGATCGGAAGTCGGCAACACATGCCCGGTTTGCCGTAAAGGGACAGTCAAAGACATGGGTGGATGCAACACATGCACAAACTGTGGTGCACAGCTCAAATGCGGACTGTAA
- a CDS encoding rhodanese-like domain-containing protein gives MEALYILLIVIGAIAAYSLITYFNQKRIVNTLSEEEFRAGYRKAQLIDVRETNEYNNGHILGARNIPLSQLKMRQKEIRKDQPVYLYCQSGMRSGRAAQMLRRLGYRDLHQLKGGFKKWTGKIKHKK, from the coding sequence ATGGAAGCTTTATATATCCTATTGATTGTAATCGGTGCAATCGCAGCGTATTCACTCATTACATATTTCAATCAAAAAAGAATCGTTAACACACTCTCAGAGGAAGAGTTTCGCGCAGGCTACCGTAAAGCCCAGCTGATCGATGTCCGCGAAACCAATGAATATAACAACGGTCATATTCTTGGCGCCAGAAACATTCCACTTTCTCAACTGAAAATGAGACAAAAAGAGATCCGTAAAGACCAGCCCGTCTACCTCTACTGCCAGAGCGGCATGAGAAGCGGCAGGGCGGCTCAAATGCTCCGTCGTCTCGGCTACCGTGACCTCCACCAATTAAAAGGTGGATTCAAAAAGTGGACAGGGAAAATCAAGCACAAAAAATAA
- a CDS encoding DEAD/DEAH box helicase, protein MNVDIIFDEGWGENLESLITNDGPWGSFDLYKLAVEFEHHLAIPNFEGLQAPKHLANVTPLPHQLEAARQVVETMNGKAILADEVGLGKTIEAGLVLKEYMIRGLVKKVLILVPASLVSQWCYELNTKFFIPAVPQRKSYVWDQCDIVVSSMDTAKRSPHREKVYEQDYDLVIIDEAHKLKNHKTKNYEFVQNLKKKFCLLLTATPIQNRIEEIFHLVSLLKPGHLGSESGFTDRYKNGDRSLEDDDHLKNLINKVMIRNRRNDTGIEWTKRHVKTVLIDFSQGERDLYDSFDLLRGRYDDWATSSSFSLLTLQREACSSREAVYFTLKNMLAKKEDPSEGFKQVIGTLMQKVENVSVNSKAKKALELIQSIDDKVIIFTEYRATQMYLQWFLKQHGITSVPFRGGFKRGKKDWMRQLFQNHAQVLIATEAGGEGINLQFCHHVINFDLPWNPMRLEQRIGRVHRLGQTEDVHIYNFATKGTVEEHILTLLYEKINLFERVIGELDDILTRLDFKEFEDHMTDIFASSRTEGEMKIKMENLTSMIQFAEQMKEEKADAAARNTSIS, encoded by the coding sequence ATGAATGTAGATATCATATTCGATGAGGGATGGGGAGAAAATCTTGAAAGCCTTATCACAAATGACGGGCCATGGGGAAGTTTCGACCTCTACAAACTCGCCGTCGAATTCGAGCACCATCTCGCAATTCCGAACTTTGAGGGGCTTCAGGCACCGAAACATTTGGCAAATGTCACTCCCCTCCCCCATCAGCTCGAAGCTGCGAGGCAGGTGGTGGAGACCATGAACGGAAAAGCGATCCTTGCAGATGAGGTCGGACTCGGAAAAACAATTGAAGCGGGGCTTGTGTTGAAGGAATACATGATCCGTGGACTGGTGAAGAAGGTGCTCATACTCGTGCCGGCGTCCCTGGTATCCCAGTGGTGCTATGAGTTGAATACGAAATTCTTCATCCCTGCCGTCCCCCAAAGGAAAAGTTACGTCTGGGACCAGTGTGATATCGTCGTTTCTTCCATGGATACAGCCAAAAGAAGCCCTCACCGGGAAAAGGTGTATGAACAGGATTATGATCTCGTCATCATCGATGAAGCTCACAAACTGAAGAATCACAAAACGAAAAACTATGAATTTGTGCAGAACCTGAAGAAAAAATTCTGCCTTCTTCTGACGGCTACTCCCATCCAAAACCGAATCGAGGAAATCTTCCATCTTGTTTCCCTCCTGAAGCCCGGGCATCTTGGAAGCGAATCGGGCTTTACCGACCGGTATAAAAATGGGGATCGGTCCCTTGAGGATGACGACCATCTGAAGAACCTGATCAACAAGGTGATGATCAGGAACCGAAGGAATGACACCGGTATCGAATGGACGAAGCGCCATGTAAAAACGGTCCTGATCGACTTCTCACAGGGAGAGAGGGACCTATACGACAGCTTCGATCTTCTGCGCGGCCGCTACGATGACTGGGCCACATCCAGCTCCTTCTCCCTCCTCACCCTGCAGCGGGAAGCATGCTCCAGCCGAGAAGCGGTGTACTTCACGTTAAAGAATATGCTCGCCAAAAAGGAAGATCCTTCAGAGGGATTCAAGCAAGTCATCGGAACGCTCATGCAAAAGGTCGAGAACGTCTCCGTCAACTCCAAGGCAAAGAAAGCCCTGGAGCTGATCCAATCCATCGACGATAAAGTGATCATCTTCACTGAATACCGGGCAACCCAGATGTATCTTCAATGGTTCCTGAAGCAGCATGGTATCACATCGGTTCCTTTCCGGGGCGGGTTCAAGCGCGGGAAAAAGGACTGGATGAGACAATTGTTCCAAAATCACGCCCAGGTTCTCATCGCCACGGAAGCCGGCGGGGAAGGAATCAACCTTCAATTCTGTCATCACGTCATCAATTTCGACCTTCCGTGGAATCCCATGAGACTCGAGCAGCGGATCGGACGGGTGCACCGCCTGGGACAGACCGAGGATGTTCATATTTACAATTTCGCCACGAAAGGAACCGTCGAAGAACATATCCTCACCCTGCTTTATGAAAAAATCAACCTGTTCGAGCGTGTGATCGGCGAACTTGATGACATCCTGACCCGACTCGATTTCAAAGAGTTTGAAGATCACATGACAGATATCTTCGCTTCCTCAAGAACCGAGGGTGAAATGAAGATCAAAATGGAAAATTTGACGAGCATGATTCAATTTGCAGAACAGATGAAGGAGGAGAAGGCCGATGCAGCAGCACGAAATACATCGATTTCTTGA
- the gcvPA gene encoding aminomethyl-transferring glycine dehydrogenase subunit GcvPA, producing the protein MKHRYLPMTDQDQREMLDSIGVDTVDALFEDIPEEVRFKGDYNIKKAKSETELVKELTALAAKNADLRSHASFLGAGVYDHYMPIIVDHVLSRSEFYTAYTPYQPEISQGELQAIFEFQTMICELTGMDVANSSMYDGGTSLAEAAMLSAGQTRRKKVLVSAAVHPESKDVLRSYAKGQYIDVVEIPHKDGVTDLEGLENLIGDDVAAVIVQYPNFFGRIEDLQAMEAITHGSKAMFVVSSNPLALGALTPPGKFGADIVIGDAQPFGIPSAFGGPHCGYFAVSKKLMRKVPGRLVGQTVDEDGVRGFVLTLQAREQHIRRDKATSNICSNQALNALAASVAMTALGKQGVKEMAIQNIQKAHYAKNALKAAGLEVAFEGPSFNEFVVKLKAPVRDLNLHLLQKGMIGGYDLGLTDETLANHMLVAVTELRSKEEIDAFAKELGDYHA; encoded by the coding sequence ATGAAGCATCGTTATTTACCGATGACAGATCAGGATCAAAGAGAAATGTTGGACAGCATTGGAGTCGACACCGTCGATGCCCTTTTCGAAGATATTCCAGAAGAAGTCCGCTTCAAAGGCGACTATAACATTAAAAAAGCTAAATCCGAGACGGAACTCGTCAAGGAACTGACGGCCCTGGCAGCTAAAAATGCCGATCTCAGGAGTCATGCAAGCTTCCTTGGGGCGGGTGTGTATGATCATTACATGCCGATCATCGTGGATCATGTTTTGTCACGTTCTGAATTCTATACGGCCTATACGCCGTATCAACCGGAGATTTCACAGGGGGAACTCCAGGCGATTTTCGAGTTCCAGACCATGATCTGTGAGCTGACAGGGATGGATGTAGCCAACTCTTCCATGTATGACGGAGGTACATCCCTTGCTGAAGCCGCCATGCTTTCAGCCGGTCAGACCCGTCGCAAGAAGGTGCTCGTATCAGCGGCGGTTCATCCTGAATCCAAAGATGTCCTGCGCTCTTATGCGAAAGGTCAGTATATCGATGTAGTAGAAATCCCCCATAAAGATGGGGTGACAGATCTTGAAGGGCTAGAGAACCTCATCGGAGATGACGTGGCAGCTGTGATTGTTCAATATCCGAACTTCTTCGGACGTATCGAGGATCTTCAGGCGATGGAAGCCATCACCCATGGTTCGAAAGCGATGTTTGTCGTCTCTTCCAACCCTCTTGCACTCGGAGCACTCACACCACCGGGCAAATTCGGTGCCGATATCGTTATCGGAGATGCGCAACCGTTCGGAATCCCTAGCGCATTCGGCGGACCGCACTGCGGGTATTTTGCCGTCAGTAAGAAGCTTATGCGAAAGGTACCGGGTCGTCTTGTCGGTCAAACGGTGGATGAAGACGGTGTCCGCGGGTTCGTTCTGACCCTTCAGGCAAGGGAACAGCATATCCGTCGCGATAAAGCGACGTCCAATATTTGTTCGAATCAGGCGCTGAACGCCCTGGCGGCTTCCGTTGCCATGACGGCACTCGGGAAGCAGGGGGTTAAAGAGATGGCGATCCAGAACATCCAAAAAGCCCACTATGCCAAAAATGCCCTGAAGGCTGCCGGGCTCGAAGTGGCATTCGAAGGACCTTCCTTCAATGAATTCGTCGTCAAATTGAAGGCTCCGGTCAGGGATCTCAATCTTCATCTCCTTCAAAAAGGGATGATCGGGGGATATGATCTCGGTCTTACGGACGAAACGCTCGCCAACCATATGCTCGTTGCCGTCACGGAACTTCGCAGCAAAGAAGAAATCGATGCATTTGCTAAAGAATTGGGGGATTATCATGCATAA
- the gcvT gene encoding glycine cleavage system aminomethyltransferase GcvT, with amino-acid sequence MSELKQTPLHDLYREYGGKTIDFGGWALPVQFSGIKDEHEAVRSRAGLFDVSHMGEITVKGEGALEYLQRMMTNDLSKLKDGGAQYTAMCYEDGGTVDDLLVYKRKDHDYLLVVNASNIEKDYEWLIHHATEGVELTNRSGEIAQLAIQGPLAEKILQKLTETDLGSIGFFKFQDEVMISGHEALVSRTGYTGEDGFEIYCASDSAPALWKEILQAGEEERIVPCGLGARDTLRFEANLALYGQELSKTITPIEAGIGFAVKVNKDIPFIGQEVLRKQKEEGAPRKLVGIEMIDRGIPRHGYSVFSGEELIGEVTTGTQSPTLKKNIGLALIKKEFAEPGTEVIVEIRNKQLKAVVVKTPFYKRTGK; translated from the coding sequence ATGTCAGAACTGAAGCAAACGCCTTTACACGATCTTTACCGCGAGTATGGAGGAAAGACGATCGATTTTGGAGGATGGGCCTTGCCCGTACAATTCTCCGGGATCAAAGACGAGCATGAAGCCGTAAGGAGCCGTGCAGGTCTTTTCGATGTCTCCCATATGGGTGAGATCACGGTGAAAGGGGAAGGTGCCCTTGAGTACCTTCAACGGATGATGACCAATGATCTGTCCAAATTGAAGGACGGAGGCGCTCAGTACACCGCCATGTGCTACGAAGACGGAGGGACGGTCGATGACCTTCTCGTTTATAAAAGGAAAGATCACGATTATCTCCTTGTGGTCAACGCATCCAATATCGAGAAAGATTACGAATGGCTCATCCATCATGCAACCGAAGGGGTCGAGCTGACGAATCGTTCAGGCGAAATCGCCCAGCTTGCCATTCAGGGGCCGCTCGCGGAGAAGATCCTCCAGAAGCTAACCGAGACAGATCTCGGCAGCATCGGGTTCTTCAAGTTCCAGGATGAGGTCATGATCAGTGGTCACGAAGCTCTCGTATCAAGAACGGGTTACACAGGGGAAGACGGGTTTGAAATCTACTGTGCATCGGATTCCGCACCGGCGCTGTGGAAGGAAATCCTTCAGGCGGGTGAAGAGGAAAGAATCGTACCTTGTGGCCTTGGTGCCCGTGACACTTTGCGATTCGAAGCGAATCTCGCACTCTATGGACAGGAGTTGTCGAAGACAATCACGCCCATCGAAGCGGGAATCGGTTTTGCGGTGAAGGTGAATAAAGACATCCCGTTCATCGGCCAGGAAGTCCTTCGCAAACAAAAGGAAGAAGGGGCACCTCGTAAGCTGGTCGGGATCGAAATGATCGACCGCGGCATCCCTCGTCATGGATACAGTGTATTTTCAGGGGAAGAGCTGATCGGGGAGGTCACAACCGGTACCCAGTCGCCGACACTGAAGAAGAATATCGGTCTTGCACTTATCAAGAAGGAATTTGCCGAGCCCGGCACTGAAGTGATCGTAGAGATCCGGAATAAACAATTGAAAGCCGTTGTAGTGAAGACACCATTCTATAAGAGAACTGGCAAATAG